A genomic segment from Nematostella vectensis chromosome 6, jaNemVect1.1, whole genome shotgun sequence encodes:
- the LOC116604109 gene encoding uncharacterized protein LOC116604109, producing the protein MEGFVPQELKESIVHPVPKCYPPKTLSEDLRPITLTSQLAKVMEGIALDSLFACVKDKLDPKQFSVTGESTVQSMVYFLHCILESLERGENYVRIFFADFSKGFDLVDHNVLMSELDLLGVNEYLQNWIAAFLTARPQRVKISGHTSSPVFPNGGIP; encoded by the coding sequence ATGGAAGGCTTTGTTCCCCAAGAACTGAAGGAGTCGATTGTCCATCCAGTGCCAAAGTGCTACCCTCCAAAGACTCTGAGTGAGGACCTTAGACCCATTACCCTTACTTCTCAGTTAGCTAAAGTTATGGAGGGAATTGCACTTGATTCGCTCTTCGCATGCGTTAAGGATAAGCTTGACCCTAAACAGTTCTCTGTAACAGGGGAGTCTACTGTGCAGTCCATGGTGTATTTTCTCCATTGCATCCTTGAATCGCTTGAAAGAGGCGAAAATTATGTGCGCATATTTTTTGCCGACTTTTCAAAGGGCTTTGACTTAGTCGACCATAACGTCTTAATGTCTGAGCTCGACCTCCTGGGAGTCAACGAGTATCTCCAAAATTGGATTGCTGCCTTTCTCACAGCCCGACCACAGCGCGTCAAAATCAGTGGCCACACCTCATCGCCTGTGTTCCCTAATGGGGGCATACCATAA
- the LOC125567928 gene encoding uncharacterized protein LOC125567928, giving the protein MACTWRADKRRYTNTQKQNNKRVQVCATNKPWIGTSLCSLIARRQKALTTLGKDSCLYKELRNQVQRECKGCRERYYSNKVAALKESNISRWWQEVKFLSGSVVSNEWLHQLMDDSTPLVQILAERFNEFLLGLTSNFAPISQQVTCSGPVPPELLITPGKAFKALSRIKVKKTSGPDPVPSVI; this is encoded by the exons ATGGCATGTACCTGGCGGGCTGATAAAAGGAGATACACAAACAcacagaaacaaaacaataag AGAGTTCAAGTCTGTGCCACAAACAAACCTTGGATTGGCACATCACTTTGTTCCTTGATTGCTCGCAGACAGAAGGCTCTTACCACCCTCGGTAAAGACTCTTGCCTGTACAAAGAACTCAGGAATCAAGTGCAAAGAGAGTGTAAAGGATGCAGAGAAAGATACTATTCCAACAAAGTTGCTGCGCTTAAAGAGTCAAATATTTCCCGCTGGTGGCAGGAAGTCAAATTTCTCAGTGGCTCCGTTGTCTCAAATGAGTGGTTGCACCAACTGATGGATGACTCTACCCCGTTGGTCCAGATTCTTGCTGAAAGATTCAATGAGTTTCTCCTTGGTCTTACGTCTAATTTCGCGCCCATCAGCCAGCAAGTTACCTGCTCGGGGCCAGTCCCCCCTGAACTGCTTATCACCCCTGGAAAGGCGTTTAAAGCCCTAAGTCGCATCAAAGTGAAGAAGACATCTGGACCTGACCCAGTCCCTAGTGTCATATGA
- the LOC5520958 gene encoding 3'-5' exoribonuclease 1, producing MAEGSSEKKTEEGVNYDHPVYKEISLSNGMINRMKKEEVKDILVKLGLDSRGVKEVLQRRLKNHIKKEKLAKAKVQHCSVDRDGIAYYCVIDFEATCEKENPEGYQHEIIEFPAVLVNAKTLEIEGEFQQYCKPLLKPRLTKFCQELTGISQETVDKSDNFPQVLDNFHIWLKERGIGTTHKFAVVTDGPWDIQRFLVTQCEICNINLPKWSRKYINLRKHYRNFYKMKCKLSEMLENLGLEFEGRPHSGLDDSRNIARILIKMLKDGGDLSFNDIV from the exons atggcAGAAGGAAGTTCGGAAAAGAagacagaggaaggggtaaaTTACGATCATCCAGTGTACAAGGAGATATCGTTATCCAATGGCATGATAAATAGGATGAAGAAGGAGGAAGTCAAGGATATCTTGGTCAAACTTGGCCTTGATTCGAG AGGGGTAAAGGAAGTCCTCCAAAGAAGACTAAAAAATCACATCAAAAAGGAGAAACTTGCCAAGGCCAAAGTCCAGCATTGCTCCGTTGACCGGGATGGCATAGCTTACTACTGTGTCATTGACTTCGAGGCAACTTGTGAGAAGGAAAACCCAGAGGGGTATCAACATGAAATCATTGAATTTCCAGCAGTGCTGGTTAATGCAAAGACTTTAGAAATT GAAGGCGAATTTCAACAGTATTGTAAACCTCTTTTGAAACCCAGGCTAACCAAGTTTTGCCAGGAACTAACTGGAATCTCTCAG gAAACTGTTGATAAATCAGACAACTTCCCCCAGGTGCTTGACAACTTTCATATCTGGCTCAAAGAGAGAGGAATTGGAACAACTCACAAGTTTGCTGTGGTCACAGACGG GCCTTGGGACATCCAAAGATTTCTTGTTACCCAATGTGAAATTTGCAACATCAATCTCCCTAAATGGTCAAGGAAGTACATCAACCTCAGGAAACATTATCGgaacttttacaaaatgaaATGCAAGTTGAGCGAAATGCTTGAAAACTTGGGACTGGAGTTTGAGGGGAGACCTCACTCTGGCCTGGATGACTCCAGAAATATTGCAagaattttaatcaaaatgcTTAAAGATGGTGGTGATTTGTCTTTTAATGACATAGTCTAA
- the LOC5520959 gene encoding adenine DNA glycosylase — MPKTSKKAPSKAAKSAHQPINHSHEFTEDDIQLIRENLLRWYDINKRSLPWRAYATEQDANIRAYAVWVSEIMLQQTQVATVVDYYNRWMKNWPSLEALARASLEEVNECWSGLGYYSRARRLHEAAIKVVNELDGKIPTNAAKLQKELPGVGLYTAGAIASIAFGEATGVVDGNVIRVLSRLRRIGADMTSNTTMDHFWSLAHRLVPNDRPGDFNQAMMEFGATLCTPKTPQCSKCVLRSSCQAHSQVEDFKDKFTKRITGERISACDQDIEDCSLCLPPSEPWNPEIGVCNYPMKPKKKEAREEVFTVLIVQEECNEDDSGNFLLVQRPESGLLAGLWEFPNLEKEKINEDDVSALAKEYGLENVKKRNNVGELIHKFSHRHHKYVVELFSCKKVNTTETNASGQPMKWVNPEELDSSAISTAMKKVFKLYQSSQAKDMNGKASKKRKRIEADGTYKQMCMESFFKVK; from the exons ATGCCGAAAACATCCAAGAAAGCGCCTTCTAAAGCAGCAAAATCAGCACACCAACCCATAAACCATTCTCATGAGTTTACCGAGGATGATATTCAATTAATACGGGAGAATCTTCTACGATGGTACGATATCAACAAGCGAAGTCTTCCTTGGCGAGCGTATGCTACTGAGCAAGACGCGAATATTCGTGCGTATGCTGTCTGGGTTTCCGAAATCATGCTTCAGCAGACCCAAGTGGCAACAGTCGTGGACTATTACAACCGATGGATGAAGAATTGGCCGAGTTTGGAGGCGCTAGCGAGGGCTAGCTTAGAGGAGGTGAATGAGTGTTGGTCCGGTCTAGGGTACTACTCTCGAGCGAGGAGACTCCACGAGGCCGCTATAAAG GTTGTGAATGAGTTGGATGGCAAAATCCCTACAAATGCAGCCAAACTGCAAAAGGAGCTTCCTGGTGTGGGCCTGTACACTGCTGGGGCGATTGCATCCATAGCGTTTGGCGAGGCTACTGGGGTGGTGGATGGTAACGTCATCAGGGTGTTATCAAGGCTGCGCAGGATAGGTGCAGACATGACAAGTAACACAACCATGGATCACTTCTGGAGCCTTGCTCATCGTCTTGTTCCTAACGATAGGCCAGGGGATTTCAACCAGGCCATGATGGAATTTGGTGCAACCTTGTGCACACCCAAGACTCCCCAGTGCTCTAAATGTGTGCTTAGAAGCAGCTGTCAGGCACATAGCCAGGTGGAAGACTTTAAAGATAAATTCACTAAGAGGATTACAGGGGAAAGGATAAGTGCTTGTGATCAGGATATTGAAGATTGCTCGTTGTGTCTACCTCCTTCAGAGCCCTGGAATCCAGAGATTGGAGTGTGTAACTATCCGATGAAACCAAAGAAAAAGGAAGCAAGAGAGGAAGTCTTCACTGTATTAATAGTGCAGGAGGAATGCAATGAGGATGATAGTGGTAACTTCTTGCTTGTTCAACGTCCCGAGTCAGGCCTTCTGGCAGGCTTATGGGAATTCCCAAacttagaaaaagaaaagatcaATGAAGATGATGTTTCAGCCTTAGCTAAGGAGTATGGGTTGGAAAATGTGAAGAAAAGGAATAATGTTGGTGAACTAATTCATAAGTTTTCCCATCGCCATCACAAGTATGTAGTTGAGCTTTTTAGTTGTAAGAAAGTGAACACGACTGAGACAAATGCCAGTGGTCAGCCCATGAAATGGGTCAATCCAGAAGAGCTTGACTCCTCTGCCATCTCAACAGCTATGAAGAAGGTATTTAAACTGTACCAAAGCTCCCAAGCCAAGGATATGAATGGAAAAGCTtcaaaaaagagaaagaggaTAGAAGCTGATGGTACTTACAAGCAGATGTGCATGGAATCGTTCTTTAAAGTGAAGTAG
- the LOC5521055 gene encoding E3 ubiquitin-protein ligase MARCHF5, with the protein MQDGDRADLKRCWVCFATDEDEPSVAWVKPCLCRGTTKWVHQSCLQRWIDEKQAGNSAATVSCPQCNTDYIIMFPPLGPLLQAIENMDRIVNKVCPFAAAGIVVGSLYWSAVTYGAVTVMQVLGHKDGLEVMEKADPLFLLVGLPTIPLTLILGKMIRWEDHVLRFWRRHLSKLSFMSFFLPKLKSDSDVGYMREPAEATPLSDPVSATRVLCGGLILPTIATLVGKVCFGFVESGLHRALLGGITFVAFKGAVRIYYKQQQYIRQAQRVIEDYTNQ; encoded by the exons ATGCAGGACGGAGACAGGGCTGATTTAAA gcgTTGCTGGGTTTGCTTTGCAACCGATGAGGATGAGCCATCAGTGGCCTGGGTCAAGCCTTGCTTATGCCGTGGCACAACCAAATGGGTCCATCAGTCCTGTTTACAGCGCTGGATTGATGAAAAGCAAGCTGGAAATTCAGCAGCAACCGTTTCTTGCCCTCAGTGCAACACAGATTATATCATTATGTTCCCACCATTAGGGCCTTTGCTCCAAGCCATTGAAAATATGGATCGCATAGTAAACAAAGTCTGCCCGTTTGCTGCTGCTGGTATTGTTGTTGGGTCACTTTATTGGTCGGCTGTAACATATGGTGCTGTAACAGTAATGCAAGTACTTGGTCACAAAGATGGACTAGAAGTGATGGAGAAAGCTGACCCATTATTTCTATTAGTTGGCCTGCCAACAATTCCCTTGACCTTGATCCTTGGAAAGATGATTCGCTGGGAGGATCATGTACTAAGATTCTGGCGTAGACACCTCAGCAAGCTTTCATTTATGAGTTTCTTCCTCCCAAAATTAAAGAGTGACAGTGATGTGGGTTACATGCGGGAACCTGCTGAAGCGACTCCCCTCTCTGACCCTGTGTCTGCGACTAGGGTGCTCTGCGGCGGTCTTATTCTACCAACCATTGCTACTCTTGTTGGAAAAGTTTGCTTTGGATTTGTTGAGTCTGGGCTACATCGTGCATTACTG GGTGGAATCACATTTGTAGCCTTCAAGGGAGCTGTCAGAATTTATTACAAGCAACAACAGTACATAAGACAAGCACAGAGAGTCATTGAGGACTATACCAACCAGTAA